The DNA segment CTCGTCATCGTGTTCGGCATCCTGGTCCTGCTGGCCCTTGCCCTGTCCGTGAAGGTCGTCAAGCAGTACGAGCAAGGGGTGCTGTTCCGCTTCGGCCGGCTCGCCGGAACCCGTGCCCCCGGGCTGCGGTTCATCATCCCTGTCGTCGACGTCCTGCACCGGGTGTCGCTGCGGGTCGTCACGATGCCGATCCAGTCCCAGGGCATCATCACCCGGGACAACGTGAGCGTCGACGTGTCGGCGGTCGCCTACTACCGGGTCGTCGATGCCGTGAAGTCGGTCGTGGCGGTCGAGAACGTCCAGGCGGCGATCAACCAGATCGCCCAGACCACCCTGCGGAAGGTGGTCGGCCAGCACACTCTGGACGAGACGCTGTCCGAGACGGATCGGATCAATCTGGTCATCCGGCAGATCCTCGACGTCACCACCGTCGAGTGGGGCGTGCAGGTCACACTGGTCGAGCTGAAGGACATCCAGCTGCCCGAGACCATGAAGCGCGCGATGGCCCGTCAGGCCGAGGCCGAGCGGGAGAAGCGAGCCAAGATCATCAGCGCGGAGGGCGAGTCGCTGGCCGCCGCCGCGCTCGGCGATGCCTCGGACACCATGATGGCCCACCCGCTGGCCCTCCAGCTGCGCAACCTGCAGAGTCTGGTGGAGATCGGAGTCGACAAGAACACCACCGTCGTCTTCCCCGCCCCGCTCATGAGCACCATCGGTGAACTCGGCTCCTTCCTCGCACGGGAGACCACGGCCGCCGCACCTCCCGCGGTCGCCGCG comes from the Streptomyces sp. NBC_00820 genome and includes:
- a CDS encoding slipin family protein: MQILIILVIVFGILVLLALALSVKVVKQYEQGVLFRFGRLAGTRAPGLRFIIPVVDVLHRVSLRVVTMPIQSQGIITRDNVSVDVSAVAYYRVVDAVKSVVAVENVQAAINQIAQTTLRKVVGQHTLDETLSETDRINLVIRQILDVTTVEWGVQVTLVELKDIQLPETMKRAMARQAEAEREKRAKIISAEGESLAAAALGDASDTMMAHPLALQLRNLQSLVEIGVDKNTTVVFPAPLMSTIGELGSFLARETTAAAPPAVAAPPPADTRRAETPLRPAGDMPGSAA